CGAGACAGAGGACGTGTTCGAGGCGCGCAGCACCACTTCGGGCGATGTTGTCCGCACCGGCACACGCGTCGACCTTGTGTTCGGCTCGAACAGCCAGCTGCGGGCGCTTGCCGAAGTCTATGCTGCCGATGACGGGGCCGAGCTCTTCGCGAAGGAATTCGTGGACGCCTGGGTCAAGGTCATGGAGCTTGACCGGTTCGACCTGCACCGCTCTGCCCTGCGCTAAGCAGCGGGACGGCGGACGCCAGTCAAAAAGAAAGCGGCCCCTGCGAGGGGGCCGCTTTTTTCGTGTGGCCTGACTGCCGGAAAACGGCAGCTGGCAATGGCTTACGGCCGTTGCTGGCCGTCGCCGAACACCAGATACTTGAAGCTGGTCAGCTGCTCGGCGCCGACCGGGCCGCGGGCGTGCATCTTGCCGGTGGCGATGCCGATTTCCGCGCCCATGCCGAATTCGCCGCCGTCGGAAAACTGCGTCGAGGTGTTGTGCATCACGACCGCTGAATCGATGGCCGTCATGAAGCGTTTCGCGGCGTCCTTGTCCTCGGCGACGATGGCGTCGGTGTGGCCTGACGAATGGGCCTGAACGAATTCGATGGCCTCGCCAATGCCGTCCAGAACCTTGATCGAAACGATATTGCTGAGGTATTCGGTATCCCAATCCTCGTCCGTGGCGGGCGTGATGTCGGGCAGGATGTCGCGCGCCGCCTCGTCACCGCGCAATTCGCAATCGTGAAGCTCTTGGGCCAGGCGCGGAAGGACCGTCGCTGCGATCTTGGTGTCGACAACGATGCATTCGGTCGCACCGCAGATGCCCGTGCGGCGCATCTTGGCGTTGCGCACGATGCCCACCGCTTTTTCGATATCGGCGCTCTCGTGGATGTAGCTGTGGTTGTTGCCGTCCAGATGCAGCAGCGTCGGCACGCGGGCCTCGCGCTGAACCAGCGACACCAGACCGCGTCCGCCGCGCGGGATCACCAGATCGACGTTTTCGGTGCTGTGCAGCAGCAGTTTCACGGCCTCGCGGTCGCGTGTGTCGACCAGCTGCACCGCGTCCTCGGGCAGGCCTGCGTCCTTCAGCCCCTGCGCAAGGCAGGCGACGATGATCCGCGAGGAATGCAAGCTCTCCGAGCCGCCGCGCAGGATCACCGCGTTGCCGGACTTGATGCACAGCGCACCGGCGTCCGAGCCGACGTTGGGGCGGGATTCGTAGATCATCGCGATGACGCCGATGGGCACGCTGACCCGTTCGATCCGCAGCCCGTTGGGCCGGTCGAAGGTGGCAAGCGTGCGGCCCAGCGGGTCGGATTGCGCGGCGATCGCGTCCACCGCATCGGCCATGTCGCTGACGCGCTGCGCGGTCAGGGTGAGGCGGTCGATGAATGCGTCATCCTTGCCGCTGACACTGTCGAGATCGGCGGCATTCGCCTTGAGGATCTCTTCAGTACGCGCGCGCAGCGCCTTGGCGGCACCTGTGAGCGCAAGGTTGCGTTGTTCGGCGGTGGCCAGCGACAGGTCGCGTGCAGCGGCCCGTGCGCGCGCGCCAAGGTTGGCTACTGCGGCTTCGACGGGGGTCGTCTGGGGGTCTGTGCTCATGTCGTTCATTGGGGTCTCCTGTGTCTTCAGGTCCGGATAGGCCGGAGTTAGCGCAATTCGGTCGCGCGGCGATAGGCGGCCTGCACCGTGTTGGCGAAGAGGCTTTCAAGCTGGCCGTCGCGGCGCAGCTCGTTCAGCCCTGCCTCGGTGGTTCCGTTCTTGCTGGTCACCGAATTGCGCAGCTCTTCGAGCGAGGCATCGGACTGGCGGGCCGCCTCGACCGTGCCGGTGATCGTGTCGAACACCAGCGCACGCGCGGTGTCGTGGTCAAAGCCGAGCTCCTTGGCCGCATCGACATAGGTGCGCATGACCTCGAAGATATACCCCGGCCCGCTGCCGCTGACGGCGGTGAGGCGGTCGATCTCGTCCTCGCTGTCCAGCCGCACGCAACGCCCGGTTTCCGCGATGAAGGCCGTCACGTCCTTGGTCTGCTGGTCGCTGCAGGCATCGTTGGCATAGAGGCCGGACACACCCAGCCCCACCATCGCCGCGAGGTTGGGCATGACGCGGATCACCGGCAGGTGGCCGACGATCTCTTCGAGCTTGCCGATGCTGAACCCGGCCGCGATCGACACAAAACAACCGCCGGGCTTCAGCGCGTGGATATAGTCGGGCAACAGGTCGGCGATCATCTGCGGCTTGATCGCGATGACGATCACGTCGAACGCGGCCTCGGGTAAATCTGTCGCTTTTGACACATGGCTCACCCCCTCGGGGAGGTCCGGTTTGACCGGATCGGCCACGGTGAAGCTGTTGCCGCCACCCGCTGCCCACTGTCGCAGCATCGCGCCGCCCATCTTGCCGCATCCTATCAGAAGAATGTTCATCTGTGTCTTCCTTTCTCGTCTTTCTGTGCTGCCCGCGGATGGTGCTGAACGGTAGGTGAACCGTGCGGTCATCCGGCCCCGGCGTGAAGTTGCCGTAGGGGCAGCAATTGCTGCTGCATCGCAGCATTGTGTTTGCATTCATGTATGGGTTGCGTGTTATACGCGACCCAACAGTGATTGGTGTGTAGCTACCGTGGTGCGTCCGAATACGCAAACGATCAGCGAAACGCCCAGTCAATATATTGAAAACAGGAGACATATCGTGTCGAAGAAGAAAAAAATCGTCGTCAAGATCGGTTCCAGCCTGCTGGCGAACAGCGAAAAGCTGACGCTGCGCTACGCGTTTATGTACGGACTGATGAGCGATCTCGCCGACCTTCAGCGCGAAGGCCATGACATTATTCTGACCTCTTCGGGGTCGGTCGCACTGGGCCTGAACATGGTCGACAAGCGCCCCGAGGATGCGGGTATTCTGGACAAGCAGGCCGCCGCCGCCTGTGGCCAGCCGCTGCTGATGAACGCCTACCGACAGGTCGCGTCCGAGTTCGACCTCGAAGTCGCGCAGATGCTTGTGACCGTCGAGGATATGGAAGATCGCCGACGCTTTCTGAACATCAAGAACACCATGCTGAGGTTGTTCGAAAACGACATCCTGCCGATCATCAACGAGAACGACTCCGTGGCGACGCGCGACCTGCGGGTGGGCGACAACGACCGGCTGTCGGCCAAGGTTGCCCAGATGATCGAGGCGGATGCGCTGATCATCCTGACCAGTGTCGAAGGGCTGTACGACCGTGATCCCTCCGAACCGGGCGCGAAGTTCATCACCGAGATCGAAGACGTCAGCGAGCATCTGGAATCGACCACCGGCATCAGCGCCCTCGGCAGCGGCGGTATGCTGACCAAGATGCACGCCGCGAACATGGCGCAGAACGCAGGGGTCGAGACGATCATCGCGGAAGGCATCACCGAACGGCCCGTATCCTCGGTTCTGAAGAACGAGCGCCGCTTTACCCGCTGCCTCGTGACCGGTGAGACCGCGTCGCCGCTCAAGGTCTGGCTGAGCAACCGTTTGCAGGTCTCCGGCACGCTTGTCGTGCCCGATGCGGTGGCTGCGGATCTGGAGAAGAAGGGCCGCGGCATCGGACGCGGCGATATCCTCTCGATCCAGGGCGATTTCATCAAGGGCGACGTTCTGCACGTCTATAACGAGACCGGCGAGGAGATCGCGCGCGGGCTGACCAACTTCTCGTCGGAAGAGACGCTGCTGATGGCACGGAACCTCGACATGCCGGTCGAGGACGTGATCGGCTACAAGACCAAGACCGATGTGATCGGGGCAGAGAATATCCTGATCCTCAAGGACAATCACCTGCCGCTCGATGCGCCCGAGCAGGACCAGAAGATCGTCGTGCCGACCTGAGGGCAACAGTCGCCGCGCGGATGCCTCGGCGGCGCCCCCGGAAGATATGATCGAGCGCCCCTCCAACGGGCGCTTGATAAACCGCCCCCTTAGGGCGCATAGCTGGCGGTGACACCGGATACGCCCGCTCTCTGACACCTGATCCTGCCGTGCGGTTGCCCCAGGGCGCCAACGGCAGAGCGGGTACGGTGACACGCGGGCTGTCCCTTTCCAGCGGTTCAAGGACATCCCATGGCGCAGAATGCCACCATCTATAAGGTCGAATTGACGGTCTCCGACATGGACCGGCACTATTACGAGACACACAAGCTGACCGTTGCCAAACACCCTTCTGAGACCGACGAGCGGATGATGGTGCGTCTGGTCGCCTTCGCGCTGAATGCCCATGAACATCTCGAGATGACCAAGGGGATTTCAACGGATGACGAGCCCGACATCTGGCAGAAAAGCCTCAGCGGCGACCTCGACGTCTGGGTAGCACTGGGCCTGCCCAGCGAAAAGGTGGTGCGCCAGTCGTGCAACAAGGCCGCGAAGGTGATCGTCTATCCCTACGGGGGCAGGACCGCCGAGGCGTGGTGGGACAAAATCAGGAACAGCACCAGCCGCTTCGACAATCTGCGGGTCGTCAACTTTTCCGAAGCCGACAGTGGCGCGCTGGCGAAGCTGGCAAGCCGCGCGATGAAGTTGCAGGTCAACATCCAGGACGGCGAGGTGATGGTCAGCGTCGATGAAAGCGTGGTCTACGTGACACCTGTCGAGTGGAAAGCCAGCGCGTAGCACTTGCAATCGGCTGTGATGGGGCGCGGTGGCGCTAGCTCAGGATACTGTCGAGATTGTACAGGATCGCGGCGAGCAGCATTACCCCGCAGGCGAGGATCGCCAGCCAGAACGCGTATTGAAGAACGAAGGCCGACAGCCCGATTCCCATCGCCATCAGGGCCAGTTGGCGCGGCTCATGCCGGTAGAGCCCGATCGCGCCCAAAACCGCAGCAATGGCCGCGAGCGCCAGCGCCGCGATCAGGAGTTCCTGGGTGTAGTCAGACGGCGCGGGCGGGGCAGGCGGTGCCGGTTCTCCCGAAAGCTTGCGCAGGGCGGACATTTTGATTTCGGCGGCGATCTCGCCCACCGAGGTGCCGGCGCTTTTCTCGGAGGACCCGAAAAACGCGGACATCTGGACCATGAGAATGAAAATGCTGACCATGCCCAGCAGAACGCCGAAGAGCCCGAATTTGGCCGTGGGGCGGTGGTGTGTCTGTTCCATGCAATCGCTCGTCTTTTGCCTGATAGGATCACTTTAGAGGAAAAAGTGGACCGTTTTGTGGCAGGCCGCGTGGGGGCGTCCTGCACCGAGTCCCGTCCGCAGGCGCCAAAGGACCGGCTCGGGGATCCTTACCAGCAGTCGGGAAAGGTGGGAGCGCGTCATCCGCGCTTTGACGAACGATACCCGAACCCGCTTGCCCGACCGGTACGCACAGCGGCGCGGAGCCTTGTGCGCCCAAACTTTGCCCTACAACAGCTTGCGGCCACGCATACGCGGGATGCCTTGTTTTTACTGGAAAGATGGTGCCCCCACACGGACTCGAACCGCGGACCTACTGATTACAAATCAGTTGCTCTACCAGCTGAGCTATAGGGGCACTGGGCGGTCGTTTAATGCGATCCACCGCGGCGTGCAAGAGGATTTTTGCGCCCCGATTGCAGGTTTATTTCATCCCCGAAGCCGCTATACACGCACCATGGAAAAAGACGGGATTGCGGGATGAAACTGGTCCTACACGCGGGGGTTCATTTTACCGAAGAAGAACGGCTGACAAAGTGCCTGTTGCGCAATGCGGACGATTTTGCCGCGCACGGGATATCGGTTCCCGGCCCCAGCAAGTACCGTGGTCTTTTGCGCGATACGCTGAATGCGATGGTCAGCGCGCCCCCCACCGAAGGTGCGCGCGATGTCCTCGTCGACGCGATTCTCGACGACGGCGAGGCAGAGCGCGTGATCCTGTCGGACCCCAACTTCTTTCGCACCCCGAAGACCGCGATGCAGGAGGGAATGCTCTATCCTGCGGCGCCGGTGCGGATGATGCGCCTGATGCATCTTTTCGCGCAGGACGAGGTCGAGATCTTTATCGGAATCCGCAATCCGGCCACGCTGGTGCCGATCCTGCACGGCAAATCCGACACCCCCGAGCCGGAGAAATTCTGGGGCGGGCGGGGGCCGCGTGACGTGCGCTGGTCCGAGACGATCGCCCTGCTGCGCGAAGCGGTGCCCGAAGCGCCGATCACCATCTGGTGCAACGAGGACACGCCGCTGTTGTGGGCGCATATCATCCGCCAGATGGCGGGGCTGCCCGACGACCGCAAGATCATCGGCGGGTTCGACCTGCTCAGCTCGATCATGTCTGCGGAGGGGATGAAACGCTTCCGCGCCTATCTCAAGGATCATCCGGTGATGACCGAGCATCAGAAGCGCCGTGCAATCGCCGCGTTTCTGGACAAATACGCGCTCGAAGGCGAGGTCGAGGAAGAACTCGACATGGCCGGCTGGGACGACGCGCTGGTTGACGAGTTGACGGAAATCTACGACGCCGACGTTGAAACGATTGCCGCAATTCCGGGCGTGCGCGTGTTGATGGCCTGAGGGCAGGGCGGGTGTGTCGGTGCGGCAGGCCGCGCCGCCTGCCGCCCCAAGGGAACCCGAAAAGGAGAGGGAGCCGATGAGTGAATTCGAATCCGCGTCGCAGGGCGCAAAGATGGATTTTTCAAAGGACATGTCCTACGGCGACTACCTGGGGCTCGGCCCGATCCTCGACGCCCAGCACCCGTTGTCACAGGCGCACGACGAGATGCTGTTCATCATCCAGCACCAGACATCGGAGCTGTGGATGCGTCTGGCGATCCATGAGCTCGAGGCCGCGCGCCAGTCGCTCCGCGACGGGCATTTGCGGCCTGCGTTCAAGATGCTGACCCGAGTCGCACGGATTTTCGAACAGTTGAATGCGGCGTGGGATGTGCTGCGCACGATGACCCCCAGCGAATACACCGCGTTCCGGCCCTCGCTCGGGAATTCGTCGGGCTTTCAGTCGCACCAGTACCGGCTGGTCGAATACATCCTCGGCAATCGCATCGGCGCGTTGATGAAGCTGCACAAGCACACGAAGACCGCATACGACCGCCTGAGCCACGAGCTGGAGCAGCCGAGTCTTTATCAGGTGGCGATTGCCATCCTGTGCGAGCGGCTGGAGGTCCCGTCACTGGCCGGTGCGCCGCAGTCGCAGGACTGGCAGGCCAACCCCGAGGTGCAGGCGCTTTGGCAGCTGGTGTATCAGGACCCGCAGAACCACTGGGAACTCTACGAGCTTGCGGAAAAGCTGGTCGATCTCGAAGATTACTTCCGCCGTTGGCGGTTCAACCACGTCACCACCGTCGAGCGGATCATCGGTTTCAAGCGCGGCACGGGCGGTACGGCCGGTGTGGCCTATCTGCGCAAGATGCTTGAAGTCGAGCTTTTCCCCGAGTTGTGGCATGTTAGAGGAGCCTTGTAAGTGGCCGGAATACTTAGAAAAGAAGCCTTCAAAATACCCGATGGCGTGATCTATCTGGACGGGAATTCGCTCGGCCCCTTGCCGAAGGCCGTGGGCGCGCGGGTGCAGGAAATGCTCGCGGACGAATGGGGCGAGATGCTGATCCGTGGCTGGAACGGCGCGGGATGGATGGACCAGCCCGCCCGCGTGGGCGATATGGTCGGGCGCATCATCGGCGCGCCCGAAGGGTCCGTGGTGATGGGCGATACCCTGTCGATCAAGGTGTTCCAGGCGCTGGCCTCGGCGGTCAAGCTGGTGCCCGAGCGCCGCGTGATCCTGAGCGACAGCGGCAACTTCCCGTCCGACCTCTACATGGCCGAGGGCCTCGTGGGTTTGCTGGAACAAGGCTATGAGCTGCGCACGGTGGCCCCCGAAGAGGTGGCCGACGCCATCGATGAAACCGTCGCCACGGTGATGCTGACCGAAGTGGATTACCGCACCGGTCGCAAGCATGACATGAAGGCGATGACCGCGCGCGCCCACGCCAAAGGGGCGGTGATGATCTGGGATCTGGCCCATTCGGCAGGGGCCCTGCCGGTTGATCTGGCCGGATCGAACTGCGAGATGGCGATTGGCTGCACCTACAAATACCTCAACGGTGGTCCCGGCGCGCCCGCATTCATCTACGTCCGGCCCGATCTGGCGGATCGTGTCCAGCCCGCTCTGGCCGGGTGGCTGGGCCACCGCAAGCCCTTCGATTTCGATCTGAACTATGCGCCCGGGCAGGGGATCGAACGCATGCGCGTCGGCACGCCGCCGGTCATCCAGCTGACAGCGCTCGAAGTCGCGATGGAGCTTTGGGCCGATGTCGACATGGACGAATTGCGCGCCGCGTCAGTGACACTGCAAGAGCAGTTCATCGAAGAGGTCGAACGCGACATCCCGCAGTTGACCCTTGCCAGCCCGCGGGATGCAGATATCCGCGGCTCGCAGGTTTCATTCCGGTTCGAGCATGGCTATGCCGCCATGCAGGCGCTGATCGATCGCGGGGTCATCGGGGACTTCCGTGCGCCCGACATCATGCGCTTTGGCTTTACGCCCATGTACCTCGATGCCTCCGATGTGACCGCTGCGGTCAGGATCATCGCGGATGTCATGCATAATGACCTGTGGGATGTGGACAAGTACAAGGTCCGCGCCAAGGTGACGTGAAGTTTATTGATGTATATCAGTCGGTAACGCTACCAAGATGATGCGATGCATGAAGCCTGTCACTCCGGCCTGAGGGCTGGAGAAACTGCCGTGCTGAGACCGAAGAGGAGCGCGGCCACCGTCACGATGCTGGGGCCGGCTGGCGTGTCCAGAACGAACGCGCCGGCGAGGCCGCCAATGGCCGACAGCGTCCCGATGGCGATCGCCCAGCCCACCATCGCCTCGGGGGTGCGCGACAGGGACCGCGCGGCGGCGGCAGGAATGATCAGCATCGCGGCGATCAGCAGGGCCCCCACCACCTTGATCGCCACCGCCACCACGACGGCCAGCGCAAGCGTCAGGATTAGTTGCTCGCGCCGCGCCGAGATGCCGCTCGCGCTGGCCAGATCCGGCGAGAGTGTCGCAGTCAGCAGGGCCCGCCAGCGCCAGGCCAGCAACGCCAGCACCAGCCCCGCGCCGGTCCAGATGACCGCCAGATCGGCGGCGGTGACGGCCAGAATCTCCCCGAAAAGATAGCTTTCCAGATCAACGCGCATCCCGTCGATCAGCGATACCGCGACCAACCCCGCGGCCAGCGCGCCGTGGGCCAGAACCCCCAGCAGCGCGTCCGAGCCGACCTGCCGTTCGGACAGGCGCGTCAGGATCAGGGCCATGGCAAGAGCCACCACCAGAACGCCCACCGTGACGGGCAGATCGGTGGCCAGTGCCAGTGCCACGCCAAGGATCGCGGCATGGCTGGTCGCGTCCCCGAAATAGGCCATGCGCCGCCAGACGACAAAACAGCCCAGGGGGGCGGCGGCAACAGCCACGCCAAGCCCGGCAAGGGCCGCGCGGATGATAAACGCGTCGATCATTCTGCCGCGCTCCCTCGTGGTGCATGGTCTTTTTCGTGGTCGTGATGCCCGTGGCCGTGATGGTGGTGATGGTCGTGATCGTGATCATGCCGGTAAAGCGCCAGCGCGCCCTGTGTGCCGGTGCCGAACAGCGCGCGATACTCAGGCGCGTCTGCCACCACTTGCG
Above is a genomic segment from Sulfitobacter sp. HNIBRBA3233 containing:
- a CDS encoding YaeQ family protein, with amino-acid sequence MAQNATIYKVELTVSDMDRHYYETHKLTVAKHPSETDERMMVRLVAFALNAHEHLEMTKGISTDDEPDIWQKSLSGDLDVWVALGLPSEKVVRQSCNKAAKVIVYPYGGRTAEAWWDKIRNSTSRFDNLRVVNFSEADSGALAKLASRAMKLQVNIQDGEVMVSVDESVVYVTPVEWKASA
- the proB gene encoding glutamate 5-kinase encodes the protein MSKKKKIVVKIGSSLLANSEKLTLRYAFMYGLMSDLADLQREGHDIILTSSGSVALGLNMVDKRPEDAGILDKQAAAACGQPLLMNAYRQVASEFDLEVAQMLVTVEDMEDRRRFLNIKNTMLRLFENDILPIINENDSVATRDLRVGDNDRLSAKVAQMIEADALIILTSVEGLYDRDPSEPGAKFITEIEDVSEHLESTTGISALGSGGMLTKMHAANMAQNAGVETIIAEGITERPVSSVLKNERRFTRCLVTGETASPLKVWLSNRLQVSGTLVVPDAVAADLEKKGRGIGRGDILSIQGDFIKGDVLHVYNETGEEIARGLTNFSSEETLLMARNLDMPVEDVIGYKTKTDVIGAENILILKDNHLPLDAPEQDQKIVVPT
- the kynU gene encoding kynureninase — encoded protein: MAGILRKEAFKIPDGVIYLDGNSLGPLPKAVGARVQEMLADEWGEMLIRGWNGAGWMDQPARVGDMVGRIIGAPEGSVVMGDTLSIKVFQALASAVKLVPERRVILSDSGNFPSDLYMAEGLVGLLEQGYELRTVAPEEVADAIDETVATVMLTEVDYRTGRKHDMKAMTARAHAKGAVMIWDLAHSAGALPVDLAGSNCEMAIGCTYKYLNGGPGAPAFIYVRPDLADRVQPALAGWLGHRKPFDFDLNYAPGQGIERMRVGTPPVIQLTALEVAMELWADVDMDELRAASVTLQEQFIEEVERDIPQLTLASPRDADIRGSQVSFRFEHGYAAMQALIDRGVIGDFRAPDIMRFGFTPMYLDASDVTAAVRIIADVMHNDLWDVDKYKVRAKVT
- a CDS encoding tryptophan 2,3-dioxygenase encodes the protein MSEFESASQGAKMDFSKDMSYGDYLGLGPILDAQHPLSQAHDEMLFIIQHQTSELWMRLAIHELEAARQSLRDGHLRPAFKMLTRVARIFEQLNAAWDVLRTMTPSEYTAFRPSLGNSSGFQSHQYRLVEYILGNRIGALMKLHKHTKTAYDRLSHELEQPSLYQVAIAILCERLEVPSLAGAPQSQDWQANPEVQALWQLVYQDPQNHWELYELAEKLVDLEDYFRRWRFNHVTTVERIIGFKRGTGGTAGVAYLRKMLEVELFPELWHVRGAL
- a CDS encoding metal ABC transporter permease; its protein translation is MIDAFIIRAALAGLGVAVAAAPLGCFVVWRRMAYFGDATSHAAILGVALALATDLPVTVGVLVVALAMALILTRLSERQVGSDALLGVLAHGALAAGLVAVSLIDGMRVDLESYLFGEILAVTAADLAVIWTGAGLVLALLAWRWRALLTATLSPDLASASGISARREQLILTLALAVVVAVAIKVVGALLIAAMLIIPAAAARSLSRTPEAMVGWAIAIGTLSAIGGLAGAFVLDTPAGPSIVTVAALLFGLSTAVSPALRPE
- a CDS encoding glutamate-5-semialdehyde dehydrogenase; translation: MNDMSTDPQTTPVEAAVANLGARARAAARDLSLATAEQRNLALTGAAKALRARTEEILKANAADLDSVSGKDDAFIDRLTLTAQRVSDMADAVDAIAAQSDPLGRTLATFDRPNGLRIERVSVPIGVIAMIYESRPNVGSDAGALCIKSGNAVILRGGSESLHSSRIIVACLAQGLKDAGLPEDAVQLVDTRDREAVKLLLHSTENVDLVIPRGGRGLVSLVQREARVPTLLHLDGNNHSYIHESADIEKAVGIVRNAKMRRTGICGATECIVVDTKIAATVLPRLAQELHDCELRGDEAARDILPDITPATDEDWDTEYLSNIVSIKVLDGIGEAIEFVQAHSSGHTDAIVAEDKDAAKRFMTAIDSAVVMHNTSTQFSDGGEFGMGAEIGIATGKMHARGPVGAEQLTSFKYLVFGDGQQRP
- the proC gene encoding pyrroline-5-carboxylate reductase — encoded protein: MNILLIGCGKMGGAMLRQWAAGGGNSFTVADPVKPDLPEGVSHVSKATDLPEAAFDVIVIAIKPQMIADLLPDYIHALKPGGCFVSIAAGFSIGKLEEIVGHLPVIRVMPNLAAMVGLGVSGLYANDACSDQQTKDVTAFIAETGRCVRLDSEDEIDRLTAVSGSGPGYIFEVMRTYVDAAKELGFDHDTARALVFDTITGTVEAARQSDASLEELRNSVTSKNGTTEAGLNELRRDGQLESLFANTVQAAYRRATELR